From the genome of Glycine max cultivar Williams 82 chromosome 2, Glycine_max_v4.0, whole genome shotgun sequence, one region includes:
- the LOC100804652 gene encoding probable prolyl 4-hydroxylase 10 isoform X2 — MVKGRQSRLGHRKPSRGSSWPVMLTLLATCSFLILILLALPILSNSNANSSGRLIIKPNDLNSIALNTTTHIEAEYDQLGERWVEIISWEPRIFLYHNFLTKEECEHLINIAKPNMRKSTVIESETGMSIESRVRTSSGTFLARGRDKIVRNIENRIADFTFIPVDNGEELQVLHYQVGEKYVPHHDYFMDDINTANGGDRIATMLMYLSDVEEGGETVFPDAKGNFSSMPGWNELSVCGKKGLSIKPKMRNALLFWSIKPDATYDPLSLHGSCPVIKGNKWSSTKWIRIGEHKL; from the exons ATGGTGAAAGGGAGGCAGTCTCGGCTAGGGCACCGGAAACCGTCGAGGGGGTCGTCGTGGCCGGTGATGCTGACATTGCTGGCAACGTGCTCgtttctcattctcattctgCTCGCTCTCCCTATTCTCTCAAATTCCAATGCCAACTCCTCTGGTCGCTTAATTATTAAACCCAACGATCTCAACTCCATTGCTCTCAACACTACTACTcacat CGAAGCGGAATACGACCAGTTGGGAGAGCGGTGGGTTGAAATAATATCATGGGAGCCTAGAATTTTTCTCTACCACAATTTTCTG ACCAAGGAGGAATGCGAGCATCTAATTAATATAGCCAAGCCAAACATGCGAAAGTCAACAGTTATTGAAAGTGAAACTGGAATGAGTATAGAAAGCAG AGTACGGACAAGCTCTGGTACTTTTCTGGCTAGAGGACGTGATAAAATTGTGAGGAATATTGAGAACAGAATTGCTGATTTTACTTTTATACCTGTAG ATAATGGTGAAGAACTTCAGGTCCTGCATTATCAAGTTGGAGAAAAGTATGTGCCTCATCATGACTACTTTATGGACGATATTAACACTGCGAATGGGGGTGATCGTATCGCAACAATGTTGATGTACCT TTCAGATGTTGAAGAAGGGGGTGAGACGGTGTTTCCAGATGCCAAGGGAAATTTTAGCTCTATGCCTGGCTGGAATGAGCTTTCTGTTTGTGGAAAAAAGGGACTTTCAATTAAGCCAAAGATGCGCAATGCTTTACTTTTTTGGAGCATAAAGCCTGATGCAACTTATGATCCATTAAGTTTACATG GTTCTTGTCCAGTAATTAAGGGCAATAAGTGGTCAAGTACAAAATGGATACGCATTGGTGAACACAAACTTTAA
- the LOC100816939 gene encoding NEP1-interacting protein 2, translating into MEFVPNQCPWMGSFGNFVERVKRVGALFVSAIIGNIFSAILTFCFALVGTLLGAMTGALIGQETESGFIRGAAIGAISGAVFSIEVFESSLVLWKSDESGIGCVLYLIDVISSLLNGRLVRERIGPAMLSAVQSQMGAVEISFDEVQNLFDIGGAKGLSRDSVEKIPKITITSDNNVHASGEKDSCSVCLQDFQLGETGRSLPHCHHIFHLPCIDKWLIKHGSCPLCRRDL; encoded by the exons ATGGAGTTTGTGCCAAATCAATGCCCTTGGATGGGTTCCTTCGGGAATTTCGTTGAGAGGGTCAAAAGGGTGGGTGCCCTCTTCGTCTCTGCCATCATTGGGAACATCTTCTCCGCGATCTTGACCTTCTGCTTTGCATTAG TTGGCACTTTGTTGGGGGCTATGACTGGAGCCTTGATAGGCCAAGAGACAGAGAGTGGTTTCATTCGAGGGGCCGCTATAGGTGCCATATCAGGAGCTGTTTTTTCCATTGAAGTGTTTGAATCTTCCCTTGTTCTTTGGAAATCTGACGAATCTGGAATTGGGTGTGTCTTATACTTG ATTGATGTTATTTCTAGCCTATTGAATGGGAGACTAGTGCGTGAAAGGATAGGTCCAGCCATGTTGAGTGCTGTCCAAAGTCag ATGGGTGCGGTTGAAATAAGCTTTGATGAGGTACAAAACCTCTTTGACATTGGTGGCGCCAAAGGTTTATCGAGAGATTCAGTTGAAAAGATCCCAAAGATCACAATTACAAGTGACAACAATGTTCATGCTTCTGGGGAGAAAGATTCATGTTCAGTTTGCCTCCAG GACTTTCAGCTTGGGGAGACTGGTAGAAGTTTGCCTCATTGTCATCACATTTTTCACCTACCTTGCATTGATAAGTGGCTGATCAAGCATGGTTCTTGCCCATTATGCAGAAGGGATCTGTAA
- the LOC100809996 gene encoding probable prolyl 4-hydroxylase 10, which translates to MVKARQCSRLWPRKSWWRVSSPATLTLLLLTCSFLTLILLALHILSTPHANANSSVSRNTHIEAEEDDQVALRMEVISWQPRAFLYHNFLTKEECEYLINIATPHMQKSTVADNQSGQSVVHDVRKSTGAFLDRGQDEIVRNIEKRIADVTFIPIENGEPIYVIHYEVGQYYDPHYDYFIDDFNIENGGQRIATMLMYLSNVEEGGETMFPRAKANFSSVPWWNELSNCGKMGLSIKPKMGDALLFWSMKPNATLDALTLHSACPVIKGNKWSCTKWMHPTEFKMV; encoded by the exons ATGGTGAAAGCCAGACAGTGTTCTCGGCTGTGGCCTCGCAAATCATGGTGGCGGGTTTCGTCTCCGGCCACGCTCACTCTGCTGCTGCTGACTTGCTCCTTCCTCACTCTCATTCTTCTAGCTCTCCACATTCTCTCCACTCCCCATGCCAATGCCAACTCCTCCGTTTCTCGCAACACTCACAT CGAAGCTGAAGAAGACGACCAGGTAGCGTTGCGGATGGAAGTAATATCCTGGCAGCCCAGAGCTTTTCTCTATCATAACTTTCTG ACCAAGGAGGAATGTGAATATCTAATTAATATTGCCACACCACACATGCAAAAATCAACAGTTGCTGATAATCAATCTGGACAGAGTGTAGTCCACGA CGTACGGAAAAGCACTGGTGCTTTTCTGGACAGAGGACAAGATGAAATTGTGAGGAATATTGAGAAGAGAATAGCTGATGTTACTTTTATACCCATAG AGAATGGTGAACCAATTTATGTTATCCATTATGAAGTTGGACAATATTATGATCCTCATTATGACTACTTTATTGACGATTTTAACATTGAGAACGGGGGTCAGCGGATAGCAACAATGTTGATGTACCT TTCAAATGTTGAAGAAGGGGGTGAGACAATGTTCCCACGTGCCAAAGCAAATTTTAGCTCTGTGCCTTGGTGGAATGAGCTTTCTAATTGTGGAAAAATGGGACTTTCAATTAAGCCAAAGATGGGTGATGCTTTACTTTTCTGGAGCATGAAGCCTAATGCAACTTTAGATGCATTGACTTTGCATA GTGCTTGTCCGGTGATTAAGGGTAATAAGTGGTCATGTACCAAATGGATGCATCCCACTGAATTCAAAATGGTTTAA
- the LOC100804652 gene encoding probable prolyl 4-hydroxylase 10 isoform X1, with protein MVKGRQSRLGHRKPSRGSSWPVMLTLLATCSFLILILLALPILSNSNANSSGRLIIKPNDLNSIALNTTTHISEAEYDQLGERWVEIISWEPRIFLYHNFLTKEECEHLINIAKPNMRKSTVIESETGMSIESRVRTSSGTFLARGRDKIVRNIENRIADFTFIPVDNGEELQVLHYQVGEKYVPHHDYFMDDINTANGGDRIATMLMYLSDVEEGGETVFPDAKGNFSSMPGWNELSVCGKKGLSIKPKMRNALLFWSIKPDATYDPLSLHGSCPVIKGNKWSSTKWIRIGEHKL; from the exons ATGGTGAAAGGGAGGCAGTCTCGGCTAGGGCACCGGAAACCGTCGAGGGGGTCGTCGTGGCCGGTGATGCTGACATTGCTGGCAACGTGCTCgtttctcattctcattctgCTCGCTCTCCCTATTCTCTCAAATTCCAATGCCAACTCCTCTGGTCGCTTAATTATTAAACCCAACGATCTCAACTCCATTGCTCTCAACACTACTACTcacat AAGCGAAGCGGAATACGACCAGTTGGGAGAGCGGTGGGTTGAAATAATATCATGGGAGCCTAGAATTTTTCTCTACCACAATTTTCTG ACCAAGGAGGAATGCGAGCATCTAATTAATATAGCCAAGCCAAACATGCGAAAGTCAACAGTTATTGAAAGTGAAACTGGAATGAGTATAGAAAGCAG AGTACGGACAAGCTCTGGTACTTTTCTGGCTAGAGGACGTGATAAAATTGTGAGGAATATTGAGAACAGAATTGCTGATTTTACTTTTATACCTGTAG ATAATGGTGAAGAACTTCAGGTCCTGCATTATCAAGTTGGAGAAAAGTATGTGCCTCATCATGACTACTTTATGGACGATATTAACACTGCGAATGGGGGTGATCGTATCGCAACAATGTTGATGTACCT TTCAGATGTTGAAGAAGGGGGTGAGACGGTGTTTCCAGATGCCAAGGGAAATTTTAGCTCTATGCCTGGCTGGAATGAGCTTTCTGTTTGTGGAAAAAAGGGACTTTCAATTAAGCCAAAGATGCGCAATGCTTTACTTTTTTGGAGCATAAAGCCTGATGCAACTTATGATCCATTAAGTTTACATG GTTCTTGTCCAGTAATTAAGGGCAATAAGTGGTCAAGTACAAAATGGATACGCATTGGTGAACACAAACTTTAA